The following are encoded together in the bacterium genome:
- a CDS encoding antibiotic biosynthesis monooxygenase yields MLTVIARLQVQPGKEATFEAEAAKMVEHVQANEPGTTVYRCYRSQADPTTYVFYEQYTDQAAFGAHGTSEAMQHFFGAMGGILAGRPQIEMFDEVGGKR; encoded by the coding sequence AGCCCGGCAAGGAGGCCACGTTCGAGGCCGAGGCCGCGAAGATGGTGGAGCACGTGCAGGCCAACGAGCCCGGCACCACCGTCTACCGCTGCTACCGCTCGCAGGCCGACCCGACCACGTACGTCTTCTACGAGCAGTACACGGATCAGGCCGCGTTCGGCGCGCACGGCACGAGCGAGGCGATGCAGCACTTCTTCGGAGCCATGGGCGGCATCCTGGCGGGACGCCCGCAGATCGAGATGTTCGACGAGGTCGGCGGCAAGCGCTGA